The DNA region CGGCAGGGGCGGCGGATAGGCCGCGAAGGTCGGATCCCCGACCGGATACCCCGGGGCCGTCGGCGGGGAGTACGCCGGTGCGGTCGACTGAGTCGGCGGATACCACCCGGAGGTCGGGCCGGTGGGCGGGTAGGTCGGCGGATCGACCGGCGTGGCCGGCGGGTAGGACGACGAGGTCGACGGGTAGGTCGGGTAGGTGGGCGGGGTGGCCGGGCTCAGACTCGGCGGGGGTGCCAGGGTGCCGGGCGGGTACCCGCCGATCGGCTGCTCGTACCAGGGGCGGTAGCCGGCCAGGTGGCGCAGCCAGGCGGAGTTGATCAGGCAGGCGTGCACGATGCCGGCGATCCAGACGGCCAGCATCAGGCCGACCATCCAGTCGGAGAAGGCGCTCTCCGAGTCGGACGAGCCGGTCAGGATGAACGCCGCCCAGCCGACCACCAGATAGCAGCAGCCCGCCAGCCACCAGGCCGGCCGACGGGCCCGCAGACCCACGTAGAGGAAGCCGAACCCGCCGAGACAACTGAGGCCGAGGATCGGCAGCAGCAGCCACCAACTGTGCAGCAGACGCCAACTGAACTTCGCCGCCGGCGAGGGCTCCCCGGCCGGCATGAGCCGGGCCGCCGGATGGCCGACTCCTCCCGGCCCGGCCGGCGGGTAACCGGTGGAGGGCGCGTACCCCTCGGAGGGCGGCCACCCTCGCGGGTCATGCCCGCTCGACATCGTGCTTCTCCTGGCGCAGGACCGCGGGGGTACGGGCGTGGTCGGCGGTGAAGGCGCTGTGCACCGCCCGGGCCGCCAGCAGGTCCTCCAGCACGGCGACATAGTCCAGACACTGGTCGCCGAGGATGTCGTGGGTCTCGGCGCTGACCTCACCGGAACTACTCACGGTGATCACGATCCGGGGTCGCTCGGTCATCAGGACCGCCCCTGCACGGCGAACACCAGTCGGACACTGTCGTCCTCGATTACCTGTTCGGACTCCAGCCGCAGACCGGCTGCGGGGGCCTGCTGACGCAGCCGCTC from Micromonospora sp. NBC_01739 includes:
- a CDS encoding ComEA family DNA-binding protein, translated to MSSGHDPRGWPPSEGYAPSTGYPPAGPGGVGHPAARLMPAGEPSPAAKFSWRLLHSWWLLLPILGLSCLGGFGFLYVGLRARRPAWWLAGCCYLVVGWAAFILTGSSDSESAFSDWMVGLMLAVWIAGIVHACLINSAWLRHLAGYRPWYEQPIGGYPPGTLAPPPSLSPATPPTYPTYPSTSSSYPPATPVDPPTYPPTGPTSGWYPPTQSTAPAYSPPTAPGYPVGDPTFAAYPPPLPTDYFGPAAGSGPGQPVTPAGPTEANTGPLEVNTAGLNDLAALPGFDSQRAGQVLIERDRRGGFGSLSEFVAAAGLAPHEYARLRDRLVCARPIRPPGQPPQGRVLDV
- a CDS encoding DUF2997 domain-containing protein — protein: MTERPRIVITVSSSGEVSAETHDILGDQCLDYVAVLEDLLAARAVHSAFTADHARTPAVLRQEKHDVERA